The Helicobacter canis genomic sequence TTTTGGGACATAAAGTGGATATAGAATCCTTGCTAAAACAAACCCTACGCTACTAGGGTGCAATAGATTCTAGCAAAGACTCTAGCCCTAGAATCCACTTTTTCAACTTAGGCGATTCATCTGTCTAGCGATTCAGTCTTGGGCGAGCAATGCGGCAGTGTTGCGTGATTTTAGGGCAGTCATTACCGCTCAAGGTAACTCCTACCCTAAAATCACGCAAAGCTACCACAGCCCCACCGCAATTCTTAGAATCGTTTTACTCTAAAACTAACTTCAATCCTAGAATCCACTTTTCAAACAACGCCCTTTTTCTCTCACTTGCGAGACACTGCGCCAGCAGTGGCGCGGCAATCCATAAGCCAAGCCTAGAATCCACTTTTGAAAAAGTGGATTCTAGGCTTTCTATCGCTAGTATCTCTCTATGGCTACTGCGCTTGGGCGCGTTCTTGTGCCATTTGCTCCACTTCTGCGACAAAGGATTCTAGGAGCTTTTCTTCTGGGAGCTTGCGTAGCACTTCGCCCTCTTTAATGATCATTCCAGATTTATGCCCAAAGGCTATGGCAATATCCGCGTGCTTTGCCTCTCCTAAAGCATTCACCGCACAGCCCATAACGCTTACTTGCAGCGGCGTGGTGATATGGCTTAGTCGCTTCTCCACCTCTTTTACCATACTGACTAGATCTGCTTGTATGCGCCCACAAGTAGGACAGGAGATGATAGTAATGCCCTGCTTCTGCCGCCCGCTATATCGCAAGATCGCGCGCGCTAGGGCGATTTCTTGCTCTAGCTCGCCGGTGATTGAGCAGCGCATCGTATCGCCAATACCCTCCATAAGCAGCCCGCCAAGAGCCATAGAAGACTTAATGGTCGAGTGAAACATCGTCCCCGCTTCGGTAACGCCTAGATGAAAGGGGTATTCCACAAGTGGGCGTAGCATTCTATATGCTGCCATTGTGCGCTCCACATCGCTAGCTTTTAGCGAGATTTTCATATTAGTAAAGCCAAAGTCTTCAAGCAGCTTGATATTGTATAAAGCGGATTCCACCATACCCTTTGGTGTCGCGCCATACTTCTCTTCAAACTGCTTTTCTAAACTACCGCCATTAACCCCTATGCGGATAGGGATATTGCGAGCATTGCACGCATCAGCTACGGCTTTGATCTTGTCTTTAGAGCCGATATTGCCCGGATTTATGCGTATGCAATCCACCGATTCTGCAGCGATGAGCGCGTATTCATAGCGGAAGTGTATGTCAGAGACAAGCGGCAGGGGCGAGATAGAGCGCAAGTCTTTAAGCGCGTGGGCATCTTTGAGATCGCTTACTGCCACACGCACGATGTCCGCTCCAGCCAAAGCCAAGCGATCTAGCTGCTCTTTTGTAGCTTGTATGTCTTTGGTCTTGGTAAATGTCATACTCTGCACAGATATAGGCGCATCGCCACCGATAGCGACATTGCCAACTAGAATCTGCTTTGTTTTATAGCGCGGAGGAAGTGTGCTTGAAGTAGCGGTGTTTGGCTCTAGCATAGTGTATCCTTAAGAGGTTGAAAGATTTGGGGCATTATAGCAGACTTCATAGCGCAACCACAAACACACCAAAATATGCTAAAATCCACAAAATACGAGAAGAAAGACCACCCAATGCACGAATACTCTGTCGTAACAGCCCTACTAGAGCAATGCGATCACTACGCGCTAGATTCTGGTGCGAGTAAGATAGAGAAGATTGTCGTGGGTATTGGCGAGCATAGCGGCATAGAAGTAGCTTTGCTACAAAGCGCGTTTGAGACCTTTAAAGAAGAGAGCATTTACACAAAGCACGCGCATTTAGAGATACAAATCCAGCCCATAATGCTTGCGTGTAGCTCTTGTGGCACTACTAGTGCGCCAAAGCAGCAAGACTACGCCACTTGCCCACAATGCGCGAGCAAGAGTGTGCAAATCACGCAAGGCAGAGATATGCTACTACTGCGGCTAGAAATGCTAGAGTAGGCAGATCAAGGAGAAGCTCAAGGAGAATCTATGGATACCCCACTTACAAAAGACTTGCTAAAAGACCTTGTCAAGCACGCCGATGAGCTGACTTTAGAGCAGATCAAGGAGAGCTGGGAGCTTGCTGGAGTGATCATAGATAAGGCAGATTCCTTGCAAAAAGAGCTGCAAAGCTACAAAGATGAAATCCTAAGCTCACAAGCCACGCTAAAAGACTTGCGCGCCAAAGAGAGTGCGCTAAAAGAGCAAATCCAAGAGCTAGAATCCAAAAAACGCAATGCGAGCAATGAGCTAGCCAAACTCCACGATGAAATCAGCGTGCAAAAAATCATCAACCAAGCCAAAAAAGCCAAGCTAGAGCTACAAGAATCGCGCAAGCAGATCCTACCCGGCAGTCTAAAAAGCGTGCAAATCTACCTAAAAGATGGCTCCATAGCCAAAGCAAAACCCGCGCAAAAAATCTTTAGCGAAGATGTGTATAAAAAATATCGCGTAGCATTCAAAGAAAACCGCACGCTAAAAATCCACATCTCCTCCCTTGAGCTAGAAAATAAACGCCTGCAAATCGAGCTACGCGACTTTTACTCCGATCTTGCCCTAGAGGGTATGGGCGCACTAGAATCTAAAGCCACGCAAGAGCAGCAGCTCCCGCTAGACTCCAAAGACATCATCGCCACAGAAGAGGATTTGAGCGATTTTAAAAAAATGCTTCAAGACCACAAACGCAAAAAAAGCAAGCCCCCCAAACACTAGCCCCCCAAACGCCACAAAGCACACCACAAAGCCATTTGTCTAAATCCTAGCCTGCTCTTAATCTACCCCAAAAACCACCGCCAATATACAAAGGCAAAGATACTCACCGCTACAATCCCCACAACACTAAGCAAAAAGCCAAATCGCACCATATCCCACACTTTGATACCGCCTTTTTCAAAGACTATGGCATTAGGCGGCGTGGAGATAGGAACCATAAAAGAAAAGCTCGCACAAATTGTGATAGCAAGCATTGTGATTGTCGGCTCATCTGCTACTAAAAACGACTGCGTAGCAGTGTAGATGATAGGGAGTAAAATAGCAATCAGTGCTGTCGTGCTTAAAAAGCCTGTGGCGATAATCGCACAAACACAAGCAAGGAGTAAAAATACAAAAAATGGCAAATTAGCAAATTGCATAAAATAGCTTTCAAACACCCCACCAAGCTCGGATTGAGAAAAGGCAGTGGCGATACAAAACCCCGCACCAAACAAAAATATCAGCTCATAAGGGATAGACTTAGAATCATCCCAATCCAAAAACCCAAGCTTTGGCACAAACATAAGTAGCCCAAAGGCTAGTAAAATCACATTTTCATTTAGCCCCAAGCCATTGTAAAAAGGCTTAATGGGCGAGTTTAAAAATAACACAACAAGCAAAAGCGCGATGAAAAATAATAATCGCTTATGTTCAGCACGCACTTGTATATTTTCAAACGCCTTAAACTCCACGCTATGAGCTTGTGTGCCAAAAGATAGGATATAAATCATCGTATAAAGCATAAGGCAAGTAAGCGGAGCCATCATAAAAATCCAAGTGGTAAAGCTTATGCCATCAAAGCCAAGCTTTTCTAAGAATCCTAGAAAGATAAGATTAGGCGGTGAGCCAATAGGCGTTGTAATCCCGCTGATACTCGCCCCAAATGCCACAGCGAGTAAAAAACGCATTTTAAGAAAATAATCCTGCGTGATTGATAAGGCAATAGGCAGGAGCAAAATCGCGGTGGTGGAGTTTGATAAAGCTGTGCCAAGCACACAAGAGGCAAGCCCCAAAGCAGAGATGACGCCCTTAGGATTTTGCGGAAAAAGGGAGAGAAACTTTTTAGCGATGATTTTATGAAGCCCAATTTTTTCTGTGGCGGTAGCGAGCATAAAACCACCTAAAAAGAGATAAATGATAGGATTAGCATAATTTGCCGTAGCACTTTTGGTATCAAGTATGCCAAAGCTTGGGAAAAGGATAATAGGCAAAAGTGAGACAACGCCTAGCGGCAGGGCTTTATTCGTCCAGAGTGTAACAAGCAGGGCAATAATGCCAAGCAAGGCTGAAACCTTAAAAGACGCTCCAAGATACACTCTTGCTACAATCGCTGCGATAATGCCAAGCACAAGGGCAAT encodes the following:
- the ispG gene encoding flavodoxin-dependent (E)-4-hydroxy-3-methylbut-2-enyl-diphosphate synthase; its protein translation is MLEPNTATSSTLPPRYKTKQILVGNVAIGGDAPISVQSMTFTKTKDIQATKEQLDRLALAGADIVRVAVSDLKDAHALKDLRSISPLPLVSDIHFRYEYALIAAESVDCIRINPGNIGSKDKIKAVADACNARNIPIRIGVNGGSLEKQFEEKYGATPKGMVESALYNIKLLEDFGFTNMKISLKASDVERTMAAYRMLRPLVEYPFHLGVTEAGTMFHSTIKSSMALGGLLMEGIGDTMRCSITGELEQEIALARAILRYSGRQKQGITIISCPTCGRIQADLVSMVKEVEKRLSHITTPLQVSVMGCAVNALGEAKHADIAIAFGHKSGMIIKEGEVLRKLPEEKLLESFVAEVEQMAQERAQAQ
- the hypA gene encoding hydrogenase/urease nickel incorporation protein HypA: MLKSTKYEKKDHPMHEYSVVTALLEQCDHYALDSGASKIEKIVVGIGEHSGIEVALLQSAFETFKEESIYTKHAHLEIQIQPIMLACSSCGTTSAPKQQDYATCPQCASKSVQITQGRDMLLLRLEMLE
- the mua gene encoding nickel-binding protein Mua: MDTPLTKDLLKDLVKHADELTLEQIKESWELAGVIIDKADSLQKELQSYKDEILSSQATLKDLRAKESALKEQIQELESKKRNASNELAKLHDEISVQKIINQAKKAKLELQESRKQILPGSLKSVQIYLKDGSIAKAKPAQKIFSEDVYKKYRVAFKENRTLKIHISSLELENKRLQIELRDFYSDLALEGMGALESKATQEQQLPLDSKDIIATEEDLSDFKKMLQDHKRKKSKPPKH
- a CDS encoding DASS family sodium-coupled anion symporter, giving the protein MHESTQPTTQEKDLTQASSSLDSSAQDSRLPPKLESTLLDSAKDSLLESNLNSTESTLLDSAQKSTPQEQRVIKIILGVGIALVLGIIAAIVARVYLGASFKVSALLGIIALLVTLWTNKALPLGVVSLLPIILFPSFGILDTKSATANYANPIIYLFLGGFMLATATEKIGLHKIIAKKFLSLFPQNPKGVISALGLASCVLGTALSNSTTAILLLPIALSITQDYFLKMRFLLAVAFGASISGITTPIGSPPNLIFLGFLEKLGFDGISFTTWIFMMAPLTCLMLYTMIYILSFGTQAHSVEFKAFENIQVRAEHKRLLFFIALLLVVLFLNSPIKPFYNGLGLNENVILLAFGLLMFVPKLGFLDWDDSKSIPYELIFLFGAGFCIATAFSQSELGGVFESYFMQFANLPFFVFLLLACVCAIIATGFLSTTALIAILLPIIYTATQSFLVADEPTITMLAITICASFSFMVPISTPPNAIVFEKGGIKVWDMVRFGFLLSVVGIVAVSIFAFVYWRWFLG